A window from Micromonospora terminaliae encodes these proteins:
- the nuoN gene encoding NADH-quinone oxidoreductase subunit NuoN has protein sequence MSELKLPSIDYAALAPILIMLGAALVGVLVEAFVPRRLRNPVQLALALVAVFVALTMVILNADDRLITAGQAIAVDGPTLFLQGAILILAAMALLLVGERTVERGGAFVAHAAVTAESADDRRQADGMGGTTEVYPLVTFAIGGMLIFVAANDLLTMFIALEVFSLPLYLLCALARRRRLLSQEAALKYFMLGAYASAFFLFGVALIYGFTSGIPGRGAGVDFATVHAAVSESSSSPVLLFAGMALLAIGLLFKAAAAPFHVWTPDVYQGAPTPVTGFMAACTKVAAFGALLRVFHVAFAGASWDFTPVLGAVAVLTMLVGAVLAVTQTDIKRLLAYSSIANAGYLLVGVLAPSKEGLSGTMFYLVAYGFSVLAAFAVVTLVRDADGEATHLSRWAGLGRRSPFFAAIFTFILLAFAGIPLTSGFTSKFAVFAPALDANQAWLVIAGVLTSMVLAFPYLRVVVMMWLSEPGDATPTVTVPGALTSAALVIGVLATLVLGVAPAPLLDLANGAAEFVR, from the coding sequence GTGAGTGAACTGAAGCTGCCGTCGATCGACTACGCGGCGCTCGCTCCCATCCTGATCATGCTGGGCGCCGCACTGGTCGGCGTCCTCGTCGAGGCGTTCGTGCCGCGCCGCCTGCGCAACCCGGTGCAGCTCGCGCTCGCCCTGGTCGCGGTGTTCGTCGCGCTGACCATGGTGATCCTGAACGCCGACGACCGGCTGATCACCGCCGGCCAGGCCATCGCGGTGGACGGGCCGACGCTCTTCCTCCAGGGCGCCATCCTGATCCTGGCCGCCATGGCGCTGCTGCTCGTCGGCGAGCGCACGGTGGAGCGGGGCGGGGCCTTCGTGGCCCACGCCGCGGTCACCGCCGAGTCCGCCGACGACCGGCGGCAGGCCGACGGGATGGGCGGCACCACCGAGGTGTACCCGCTGGTCACCTTCGCGATCGGCGGCATGCTGATCTTCGTGGCCGCGAACGACCTGCTGACCATGTTCATCGCGCTCGAGGTCTTCTCGCTGCCGCTCTACCTGCTCTGCGCGCTGGCCCGCCGCCGGCGGCTGCTGAGCCAGGAGGCCGCGCTGAAGTACTTCATGCTCGGCGCGTACGCCTCGGCGTTCTTCCTGTTCGGCGTGGCCCTGATCTACGGCTTCACCTCCGGGATCCCGGGCCGGGGCGCGGGCGTCGACTTCGCCACCGTGCACGCCGCGGTGTCCGAGTCCTCGTCCAGCCCGGTGCTGCTCTTCGCCGGCATGGCGCTGCTCGCCATCGGCCTGCTCTTCAAGGCCGCGGCCGCCCCCTTCCACGTCTGGACCCCGGACGTCTACCAGGGCGCGCCGACCCCGGTGACCGGCTTCATGGCCGCCTGCACCAAGGTCGCCGCGTTCGGCGCCCTGCTGCGGGTCTTCCACGTCGCCTTCGCGGGCGCCTCCTGGGACTTCACCCCGGTGCTCGGCGCCGTGGCGGTGCTGACCATGCTGGTCGGCGCGGTGCTGGCCGTCACCCAGACGGACATCAAGCGGCTGCTGGCGTACTCGTCGATCGCGAACGCGGGCTACCTGCTGGTGGGCGTGCTGGCACCCAGCAAGGAGGGGCTCTCCGGCACGATGTTCTACCTGGTCGCGTACGGCTTCTCGGTGCTCGCCGCGTTCGCCGTGGTGACCCTGGTCCGGGACGCCGACGGGGAGGCCACCCACCTGTCCCGCTGGGCCGGGCTGGGCCGCCGGTCGCCGTTCTTCGCGGCGATCTTCACGTTCATCCTGCTGGCCTTCGCCGGTATCCCGCTCACCAGCGGGTTCACCAGCAAGTTCGCCGTCTTCGCCCCGGCGCTGGACGCGAACCAGGCCTGGCTGGTGATCGCGGGCGTGCTGACCAGCATGGTGCTGGCCTTCCCGTACCTGCGGGTCGTGGTGATGATGTGGCTCTCCGAGCCGGGCGACGCCACCCCGACGGTCACCGTGCCCGGGGCGCTCACCTCGGCTGCCCTGGTCATCGGCGTGCTCGCCACGCTGGTCCTGGGTGTCGCCCCGGCGCCCCTGCTCGACCTGGCCAACGGTGCCGCCGAATTCGTGCGATGA
- a CDS encoding polyprenyl synthetase family protein codes for MVDGVVIPAGERSGATGPGGRPGPEATGQFGALGMHLADPRVEASVLGVLERVEVHLRASVASADPLITEAARHLLEAGGKRFRPLLVALGAQFGDPDAAQVVPAAVVMELTHLATLYHDDVMDEAAVRRGAPSANSRWTNSVAILVGDYLFARAADIAADLGPEAVRLQARTFARLVHGQIAETVGPRGADPVAHYLHVIAEKTGSLIATSTRFGGMFSGASPEHVEALAGYGEIIGVAFQLSDDLLDIASESEQSGKTPGTDLREGVPTLPVLYALAADDADAASVRLREILATGPLVDDALHAEALGLLRESPALKRARETVRSYAEDARARLAPLPEGPARRALESLCDYIADRTN; via the coding sequence ATGGTTGATGGCGTGGTGATTCCGGCTGGCGAGCGTTCAGGTGCCACCGGGCCGGGCGGTCGTCCGGGCCCGGAGGCCACGGGTCAGTTCGGCGCGCTCGGCATGCACCTCGCCGACCCGCGCGTCGAGGCGTCCGTGCTGGGCGTCCTGGAGCGGGTCGAGGTCCACCTGCGGGCCAGCGTGGCCAGCGCCGACCCCCTCATCACCGAGGCGGCCCGGCACCTGCTGGAGGCCGGCGGCAAGCGGTTCCGCCCGCTGCTGGTTGCGCTGGGCGCCCAGTTCGGCGACCCGGACGCCGCGCAGGTCGTACCCGCCGCCGTGGTGATGGAGCTCACTCACCTGGCGACGCTCTACCACGACGACGTGATGGACGAGGCGGCCGTGCGCCGGGGCGCCCCGAGCGCCAACTCCCGCTGGACCAACTCGGTGGCCATCCTGGTCGGCGACTACCTCTTCGCCCGTGCCGCGGACATCGCGGCCGACCTGGGCCCGGAGGCCGTACGCCTCCAGGCGCGCACCTTCGCCCGGCTCGTGCACGGGCAGATCGCCGAGACGGTCGGCCCGCGCGGCGCCGACCCGGTTGCGCACTACCTGCACGTCATCGCCGAGAAGACCGGCTCGCTGATCGCCACCTCGACCCGCTTCGGCGGCATGTTCAGCGGGGCGTCCCCCGAGCACGTCGAGGCGCTGGCCGGCTACGGCGAGATCATCGGGGTGGCCTTCCAACTCTCCGACGACCTGCTGGACATCGCCAGCGAGTCGGAGCAGTCGGGCAAGACGCCCGGTACCGACCTGCGCGAGGGCGTCCCGACCCTGCCGGTGCTCTACGCGCTGGCCGCCGACGACGCCGACGCGGCCAGCGTCCGGCTCCGGGAGATCCTGGCCACCGGCCCGCTGGTCGACGACGCGCTGCACGCCGAGGCCCTCGGCCTGCTCCGCGAGTCCCCGGCGCTCAAGCGCGCCCGGGAGACGGTCCGCAGCTACGCGGAGGACGCCCGCGCCCGCCTCGCCCCGCTCCCCGAGGGCCCGGCCCGCCGCGCCCTCGAATCCCTCTGCGACTACATCGCCGACCGCACCAACTAA
- a CDS encoding MFS transporter — protein sequence MMETAPPPAPPASRHTLRINAGAIATTIACVLPVFLLGGLAVQMGDDLHFTPAGLGLAVSVYFGVSALASVPSGALVERYGPAVVARAGILLSAGSLLAVAGLARSYPVLVALLALSAAANALGQLASNAALARHVPAHRQGLSFGVKQAAIPVSTLLAGAAVPTIALTAGWRWAFVVAALAALAALPAVPPAERDRVPGAAAGGAGRATTPLVVVGVAATLAAAAANALGTFVVDSAAGRGLSPALAGLTLTLGSAVCVMARVGTGWLADRRATGHVALIAGMLVVGAVGLALLAVAGPVPLVAGVVLGFGLGWAWPGLMNFAVVRLHPQAPAAATSITQTGVYAGGCLGPLGLGTLADTAGYPAMWLVAATAMLLAAALMLAGARLLSRPAPPPPRPTARPTPRRSWS from the coding sequence ATGATGGAAACCGCGCCGCCCCCCGCTCCGCCCGCGTCCCGGCACACCCTCCGGATCAACGCGGGCGCGATCGCCACCACGATCGCCTGCGTCCTGCCCGTCTTCCTCCTCGGCGGCCTGGCCGTGCAGATGGGCGACGACCTCCACTTCACCCCGGCCGGCCTCGGGCTGGCCGTCTCGGTCTACTTCGGCGTCAGCGCCCTCGCCTCGGTGCCCTCCGGCGCCCTGGTCGAGCGGTACGGGCCGGCCGTCGTGGCCCGCGCCGGCATCCTGCTCTCCGCCGGCTCACTGCTGGCCGTGGCGGGGCTGGCCCGGTCGTACCCGGTGCTCGTGGCGCTGCTCGCGCTCAGCGCCGCCGCCAACGCCCTCGGTCAGCTCGCGAGCAACGCGGCGCTGGCCCGCCACGTGCCCGCTCACCGGCAGGGGCTCTCGTTCGGGGTGAAGCAGGCCGCCATCCCGGTCTCCACCCTGCTGGCCGGCGCGGCGGTGCCGACCATCGCGCTGACCGCCGGCTGGCGCTGGGCGTTCGTGGTGGCCGCCCTCGCGGCGCTGGCCGCGCTGCCCGCCGTACCCCCGGCCGAGCGGGACCGGGTCCCGGGCGCCGCCGCCGGCGGGGCGGGCCGGGCCACGACGCCGCTCGTCGTGGTCGGCGTGGCGGCCACCCTGGCCGCCGCCGCGGCGAATGCGCTGGGCACCTTCGTGGTCGACTCGGCGGCCGGTCGGGGCCTGTCCCCGGCGCTGGCCGGGCTCACCCTCACCCTGGGCAGCGCGGTCTGCGTGATGGCGCGGGTGGGCACCGGCTGGCTGGCCGACCGCCGGGCGACCGGGCACGTCGCATTGATCGCCGGGATGCTGGTCGTGGGCGCCGTGGGGCTGGCCCTGCTCGCGGTGGCCGGCCCGGTGCCGCTGGTCGCCGGCGTGGTGCTCGGCTTCGGTCTCGGCTGGGCCTGGCCCGGGCTGATGAACTTCGCCGTGGTCCGCCTCCACCCGCAGGCCCCGGCCGCCGCCACCTCGATCACCCAGACCGGCGTGTACGCGGGCGGCTGCCTCGGCCCGCTCGGCCTGGGCACCCTCGCCGACACGGCCGGCTACCCGGCGATGTGGCTGGTGGCCGCGACAGCCATGCTCCTGGCCGCCGCCCTCATGCTGGCGGGCGCCCGCCTCCTGTCCCGCCCGGCCCCACCCCCACCCCGGCCCACGGCCCGGCCCACGCCCCGGCGATCATGGAGTTAG
- a CDS encoding IclR family transcriptional regulator, producing the protein MRDPLAEPSDLIRSVSRALRVLESVGRAPKGLTVKQIARRCELTVATTYHLVRTLAYEGYVIRREDGTYIVGLEVADRYRELVTAFRGPPPVGEALRRAAVDTGWSHYLGRFVGGQVAVTAVAEGPRSPYLEDLVPGFDEGAHATALGKSLLATLTAEQRFRYLREYGMRPFTGATLTTTEAFEADLAAGDRRGMQLELGQFRQGVACAAVLVTPDKDIERRVVLACALPASEMMTSARVVRAKLLTVARAVADGIAAEI; encoded by the coding sequence GTGCGTGACCCCTTGGCGGAACCTTCGGACCTGATCCGAAGTGTCTCCCGCGCGCTACGAGTGCTCGAGTCGGTCGGCCGTGCGCCGAAAGGGCTCACGGTCAAGCAGATCGCCCGCCGCTGCGAGCTGACCGTCGCCACCACCTACCACCTGGTCCGCACCCTGGCCTACGAGGGTTACGTGATCCGCCGGGAGGACGGCACGTACATCGTGGGGCTGGAGGTGGCCGACCGCTACCGCGAGCTGGTCACGGCGTTCCGTGGGCCGCCGCCGGTCGGGGAGGCGCTGCGGCGGGCCGCCGTCGACACCGGCTGGAGCCACTACCTGGGCCGGTTCGTGGGCGGCCAGGTGGCCGTCACGGCGGTGGCCGAGGGGCCGCGCTCGCCGTACCTGGAGGACCTGGTGCCGGGCTTCGACGAGGGGGCGCACGCCACGGCGCTCGGCAAGAGCCTGCTGGCCACCCTCACGGCCGAGCAGCGCTTTCGCTACCTGCGGGAATACGGCATGCGGCCGTTCACCGGCGCCACCCTCACCACCACAGAGGCGTTCGAGGCCGACCTGGCCGCCGGCGACCGGCGCGGCATGCAGCTGGAGCTGGGGCAGTTCCGGCAGGGAGTGGCGTGCGCCGCGGTGCTGGTCACGCCCGACAAGGACATCGAGCGCCGGGTCGTGCTGGCCTGCGCGCTGCCGGCCAGCGAGATGATGACCTCCGCCCGGGTGGTCCGGGCCAAGCTGCTCACCGTCGCCCGCGCGGTCGCCGACGGCATCGCCGCGGAGATCTGA
- a CDS encoding PhoX family protein, translating to MSDRPRLLPLLGAPRHGARDAMTCLYRCGNACDHPVPNRSDNPYFGDLVDAEVSRRGVVRAGAAGALVLGFGGAVAGALAGAAPAAAAPAAPAVPGAGEAAAPAGGVGSGALTFKPIPPNKLDTLVVPNGYDHAVVIKWGDPVVPDAPAFDVHAQTAAAQAEQFGYNNDFVGVLPIDRKRALLVVNHEYTNEDLMFPGFTSQEALTVEQVRVAMAAHGMSVVELERVDATGQWRPVRSGRRQYNRRVTALATRFELTGPAAGSAWLRTAADPKGRTVIGTLNNCAGGVTPWGTVLSGEENFNQYFVGGDGAPEELKPKLLRYGIPTDVRYPSGSRKWERADERFDLAKHPNEAHRFGWVVEIDPFDPESRPRKHTALGRVKHEGANVIVAKSGHVVAYMGDDERFDYLYKFVSDKKFMPGNSWVARKHNLTLLESGTLYVAALEGNSATEIDGTGKLPTDGAFDGRGRWIKLVSGNRSYVDGMTAADVLTFTRLAGDKVGATKMDRPEDVEPSQLTGKVYVALTNNTDRGKAGKAAADEANPRNLNKHGQILELVEDRGDNTAESFAWSLPIVCGDPTDPSTHFAGYDKSRVSPISCPDNVAFDATGNLWISTDGNALGSNDGLFATAVEGPERGHLKQFLTVPLGAETCGPFITKDNRSVFVAVQHPGEITGASVENPASTWPDGDFAKPGVVVTWRLDGRPVGS from the coding sequence ATGAGCGACCGTCCTCGGCTGCTCCCGCTGCTGGGCGCCCCCCGCCACGGCGCACGGGACGCCATGACCTGCCTGTACCGGTGCGGCAACGCCTGCGACCACCCGGTGCCGAACCGTTCCGACAACCCGTACTTCGGGGACCTGGTGGACGCCGAGGTCTCCCGGCGCGGCGTGGTCCGGGCCGGCGCCGCCGGCGCCCTGGTGCTCGGCTTCGGGGGCGCCGTGGCCGGTGCCCTGGCCGGCGCGGCCCCGGCCGCCGCCGCACCCGCCGCCCCGGCCGTCCCCGGCGCGGGCGAGGCCGCCGCGCCGGCCGGTGGCGTGGGCAGCGGCGCGCTGACCTTCAAGCCGATCCCGCCGAACAAGCTCGACACCCTCGTCGTGCCGAACGGGTACGACCACGCAGTGGTGATCAAGTGGGGTGACCCGGTGGTGCCGGACGCGCCCGCGTTCGACGTGCACGCCCAGACGGCCGCCGCCCAGGCCGAGCAGTTCGGCTACAACAACGACTTCGTCGGGGTGCTGCCGATCGACCGCAAGCGCGCGCTGCTGGTGGTCAACCACGAGTACACCAACGAGGACCTCATGTTCCCCGGCTTCACCAGCCAGGAGGCCCTCACGGTCGAGCAGGTGCGGGTCGCCATGGCCGCGCACGGCATGTCCGTCGTGGAGCTGGAGCGGGTCGACGCGACCGGGCAGTGGCGGCCGGTGCGCAGCGGCCGCCGGCAGTACAACCGGCGGGTCACGGCGCTGGCCACCAGGTTCGAGCTGACCGGCCCGGCCGCCGGCTCGGCCTGGCTGCGCACCGCCGCCGACCCGAAGGGTCGTACGGTGATCGGCACCTTGAACAACTGCGCCGGCGGCGTCACCCCGTGGGGCACCGTGCTCTCCGGCGAGGAGAACTTCAACCAGTACTTCGTCGGCGGCGACGGCGCGCCCGAGGAGCTGAAGCCGAAGCTGCTCCGCTACGGCATCCCGACCGACGTGCGGTACCCGAGCGGCAGCCGCAAGTGGGAGCGCGCCGACGAGCGCTTCGACCTGGCGAAGCACCCGAACGAGGCGCACCGCTTCGGCTGGGTCGTCGAGATCGACCCGTTCGACCCGGAGAGCCGGCCCCGCAAGCACACCGCGCTGGGCCGCGTGAAGCACGAGGGCGCGAACGTCATCGTGGCGAAGAGCGGGCACGTGGTCGCGTACATGGGCGACGACGAGCGCTTCGACTACCTCTACAAGTTCGTCTCCGACAAGAAGTTCATGCCGGGCAACTCGTGGGTGGCCCGCAAGCACAACCTGACGCTGCTGGAGTCCGGCACGCTCTACGTGGCCGCCCTGGAGGGCAACAGCGCCACCGAGATCGACGGCACCGGCAAGCTCCCCACCGACGGGGCGTTCGACGGCCGGGGCCGCTGGATCAAGCTGGTGAGCGGGAACCGCTCGTACGTCGACGGGATGACCGCCGCGGACGTGCTGACCTTCACCCGCCTGGCCGGGGACAAGGTCGGCGCGACCAAGATGGACCGCCCCGAGGACGTCGAGCCGAGCCAGCTCACCGGCAAGGTGTACGTGGCGCTGACCAACAACACCGACCGGGGCAAGGCCGGCAAGGCGGCGGCCGACGAGGCGAACCCGCGCAACCTCAACAAGCACGGGCAGATCCTGGAGCTGGTCGAGGACCGCGGCGACAACACGGCCGAGAGCTTCGCCTGGTCGCTGCCGATCGTCTGCGGCGACCCGACCGACCCGTCGACGCACTTCGCGGGGTACGACAAGAGCAGGGTCTCCCCGATCTCCTGCCCGGACAACGTCGCCTTCGACGCCACCGGCAACCTCTGGATCTCGACCGACGGGAACGCGCTGGGCAGCAACGACGGCCTCTTCGCCACCGCCGTCGAGGGCCCCGAGCGGGGTCACCTGAAGCAGTTCCTCACCGTGCCGCTCGGTGCGGAGACCTGCGGCCCGTTCATCACGAAGGACAACCGCTCGGTCTTCGTGGCCGTGCAGCACCCGGGTGAGATCACCGGCGCCTCGGTGGAGAACCCGGCCTCGACCTGGCCGGACGGCGACTTCGCCAAGCCGGGCGTGGTCGTGACCTGGCGCCTCGACGGCCGCCCGGTCGGCAGCTGA
- a CDS encoding sigma-70 family RNA polymerase sigma factor, protein MLRALHDEHADALFAHALRLVNGDRSRAEDLVQETLLRAWRHPESLDPRRGSVRAWLFTTARNLAIDAWRRRSTRVGEVYTDELPEPAETVDETERAVEAWTVAEALNRLSPTHREVLVECFYQGRSVAEAAARLGVPPGTVKSRTHYALRSLRLVLVEMGVTG, encoded by the coding sequence CTGCTGCGCGCGCTGCACGACGAGCATGCCGACGCGCTCTTCGCGCATGCCCTCCGGCTCGTGAACGGTGACCGGTCGCGCGCCGAGGACCTGGTGCAGGAGACGCTGCTCCGGGCCTGGCGGCACCCCGAGTCGCTGGACCCGCGCCGCGGCTCGGTCCGCGCCTGGCTGTTCACGACCGCCCGTAACCTGGCCATCGACGCCTGGCGCCGCCGGTCCACCCGGGTCGGCGAGGTCTACACCGACGAGCTGCCCGAACCTGCCGAGACGGTCGACGAGACGGAGCGCGCGGTGGAGGCGTGGACCGTGGCCGAAGCGCTGAACCGGCTCAGCCCGACCCACCGGGAGGTGCTGGTCGAGTGCTTCTACCAGGGGCGGTCGGTGGCGGAGGCGGCCGCGCGGCTCGGGGTGCCGCCGGGCACGGTGAAGTCGCGGACCCACTACGCGCTGCGCTCACTACGGTTGGTGCTGGTCGAGATGGGGGTGACCGGATGA
- a CDS encoding anti-sigma factor family protein, translating to MTRCEFEHDDGAYVLGALAPADRAAYERHLAGCASCREAVAEIAVLPGLLGRLDPAGLEQFLPSATETSRVPALLDAARERRRRERSRSRRRYALTALAAAVLAVLAGVGVSLVRPPATAPPTATGTPTATAAPVTMTAMRPVAGAVPLHAEVGLTDKRWGTEVTMRCGYDQRAGHREAYTFRLVAHGPDGATEQVGTWLAAPGDNVRVVGATHFTHGELVRLELVRADGTPVLAYDAR from the coding sequence ATGACGCGCTGCGAGTTCGAGCACGACGACGGCGCGTACGTCCTGGGTGCTCTCGCCCCCGCCGACCGCGCCGCCTACGAGCGGCACCTGGCCGGCTGCGCGTCCTGCCGGGAGGCGGTGGCCGAGATCGCCGTGCTGCCCGGCCTGCTGGGCCGGCTCGACCCGGCCGGGCTGGAGCAGTTCCTGCCGTCCGCCACGGAGACGTCCCGGGTGCCCGCGCTGCTCGACGCCGCGCGGGAGCGCCGGCGCCGCGAGCGGTCCCGGTCCCGGCGCCGGTACGCGCTGACCGCGCTGGCCGCGGCCGTGCTCGCCGTGCTGGCCGGCGTCGGGGTGTCGCTGGTCCGCCCGCCGGCCACCGCTCCGCCGACGGCCACGGGCACCCCGACGGCCACCGCGGCGCCGGTGACCATGACGGCCATGCGGCCGGTCGCCGGCGCGGTGCCGCTGCACGCCGAGGTCGGCCTGACCGACAAGAGGTGGGGGACCGAGGTCACCATGCGCTGTGGGTACGACCAGCGCGCGGGTCACCGCGAGGCGTACACCTTCCGGCTGGTGGCGCACGGCCCGGACGGCGCGACGGAGCAGGTCGGCACCTGGCTGGCCGCGCCCGGCGACAACGTCCGGGTGGTCGGCGCCACCCACTTCACCCACGGGGAGCTGGTACGCCTCGAACTGGTCCGCGCCGACGGCACCCCGGTGCTCGCCTACGACGCCCGCTGA
- the rarD gene encoding EamA family transporter RarD gives MNQTRLGYLYGFGAYLLWGFFPIYLKLLRPAGPVEILAHRIVWSVVFVALVLAAMRNVGFLRALARRPRALAGIATAATLIAVNWGTYIYGVNSDRVVETALGYFINPLVIVLIGVFLLRERLRPAQWAALGVGGAAVAVLTVDYGRPPWLALVLAFSFAGYGLVKKRLGLPAAEGLFVESAVLALPALAYLGWLTRSGAATFGHVSAGHTALLVLAGAATAIPLLLFAGAANRLPLSTIGMLQYVGPILQLGCGVLIFHEPMPPARLAGFALVWLALVVFTVDALRHTRRTRAQARAAAPVPAGAR, from the coding sequence GTGAACCAGACCCGTCTCGGCTACCTCTACGGCTTCGGCGCGTACCTGCTCTGGGGCTTCTTCCCCATCTACCTGAAGCTGCTCCGCCCGGCCGGGCCGGTGGAGATCCTCGCGCACCGGATCGTCTGGTCGGTGGTCTTCGTGGCGCTGGTGCTGGCCGCCATGCGCAACGTCGGCTTCCTGCGGGCGCTGGCCCGGCGGCCCCGGGCGCTGGCCGGCATCGCCACCGCGGCCACGCTGATCGCCGTCAACTGGGGCACCTACATCTACGGGGTGAACTCCGACCGGGTGGTGGAGACCGCCCTCGGCTACTTCATCAACCCGCTGGTCATCGTGCTGATCGGGGTCTTCCTGCTGCGCGAGCGGCTACGGCCGGCGCAGTGGGCGGCGCTCGGCGTCGGAGGGGCCGCGGTCGCCGTGCTCACCGTCGACTACGGCCGCCCGCCGTGGCTGGCCCTCGTGCTGGCCTTCAGCTTCGCCGGGTACGGGCTGGTCAAGAAGCGCCTCGGCCTGCCCGCCGCGGAGGGGCTCTTCGTCGAGTCTGCGGTGCTGGCGCTTCCGGCGCTGGCCTACCTGGGCTGGCTGACCCGGAGCGGCGCGGCCACCTTCGGGCACGTCTCGGCGGGGCACACGGCGCTGCTGGTGCTGGCGGGTGCGGCCACCGCCATCCCCCTGCTGCTCTTCGCCGGCGCGGCGAACCGGCTGCCGCTCTCCACGATCGGCATGCTCCAGTACGTCGGCCCGATCCTCCAGCTCGGCTGCGGCGTACTGATCTTCCACGAGCCCATGCCGCCGGCCCGGCTGGCCGGGTTCGCCCTGGTCTGGCTCGCCCTCGTGGTCTTCACGGTGGATGCCCTCCGCCACACCCGCCGGACCCGCGCCCAGGCGCGGGCCGCCGCCCCGGTGCCCGCCGGCGCCCGCTGA
- a CDS encoding GNAT family N-acetyltransferase produces the protein MFTLTRPDGYLLTTDPDRLDLDRVHHWLATDAYWALGRDRDTVGRAFAGSIGFGVYRPGDRRQVAVARVVSDRATFAWLCDVYVDRAERGRGLGTWLAGAARDHLAEFGVRRIVLATNDAHGVYAKVGFTPVEPGRWMEYDQRVTQLTGKEQSGGSPLTVEA, from the coding sequence GTGTTCACCCTGACCCGCCCCGACGGCTACCTGCTCACCACCGATCCGGACCGGCTCGACCTGGACCGGGTGCACCACTGGCTCGCCACCGACGCGTACTGGGCGCTGGGGCGGGACCGGGACACCGTCGGACGGGCCTTCGCCGGCTCGATCGGCTTCGGCGTCTACCGGCCCGGGGACCGGCGGCAGGTGGCGGTGGCCCGGGTGGTCAGCGACCGGGCGACGTTCGCCTGGCTCTGCGACGTCTACGTCGACCGCGCGGAGCGGGGCCGGGGGCTGGGCACCTGGCTGGCCGGGGCCGCCCGCGACCACCTGGCCGAGTTCGGCGTACGCCGGATCGTGCTGGCCACGAACGACGCGCACGGGGTCTACGCGAAGGTCGGCTTCACGCCGGTCGAGCCGGGCCGCTGGATGGAGTACGACCAGCGGGTGACCCAGCTCACCGGAAAGGAGCAAAGCGGCGGTTCACCACTTACGGTGGAGGCGTGA
- a CDS encoding phage holin family protein produces MNFLKGVLIRLGITAVAFWLATLLIPGITLNSDSATETVTTLVLVAVIFGVVNAVLQPIIKTVGCGFYLLTLGLIALVVNGLLFLLTSWIAGEAGLPFHVDGFWPAAVLGALFVGIVTWILGAVLDRD; encoded by the coding sequence ATGAATTTTCTGAAGGGTGTCCTGATCCGGCTGGGCATAACGGCCGTGGCGTTCTGGTTGGCCACGCTGCTCATCCCGGGCATCACACTGAACTCGGATTCGGCCACCGAGACGGTCACCACGCTGGTGCTTGTCGCGGTGATCTTCGGTGTGGTCAACGCGGTGCTCCAGCCGATCATCAAGACCGTCGGCTGCGGTTTCTACCTGCTGACCCTCGGCCTGATCGCGCTGGTCGTCAACGGCCTGCTCTTCCTCCTCACCAGCTGGATCGCCGGTGAGGCGGGCCTGCCGTTCCACGTGGACGGCTTCTGGCCCGCCGCGGTGCTGGGCGCGCTCTTCGTCGGCATCGTCACCTGGATCCTCGGCGCCGTCCTCGACCGCGACTGA